In Desulfomonilia bacterium, a single window of DNA contains:
- a CDS encoding outer membrane protein transport protein, translated as MGKKLLLFLSVFLCSGLSAHAAGFADTWGFGSRAVSLGGAFTAVADDYSAAYYNPAGLAMSSKNYFTLDYMYTAPKIKVEDSSGNDLVVTNPNGSVRTDPSQYRGSSRGLNLSIPLIGIGISVNDIINLPVNVQFGMAMSMPERSDTMYRIYSYPVDQPHFIRYGDNIDRIHAAVGLGVECWKDLVYIGLGAQTMLYGDGMIYVDGLNTTEANGEAVAEVKQSNLLKMDPLASIMVTPLNKKLKIGFTFRDKEQVEIDPLPTLITAISSPFQGNIGIVMGLYAFYTPREYSLGASYDFDFLLVSAEANYQEWSDYKVMPEETVNELTKTAFANMPDFKNTINYRLGLEWRINKNTNVSFGYCHQPTPVPNQSGVVSNYIDMDKDIFSLGGRYTFNVPFALNKPMSVGAMFAYQLLDTLHVNKDGVQGPTWVDQKSYTVKGDAYAGGINLSFSW; from the coding sequence ATGGGCAAGAAACTGCTTCTTTTCTTATCGGTATTTCTTTGTTCAGGTCTAAGCGCCCATGCAGCCGGTTTCGCCGACACCTGGGGATTCGGATCAAGGGCCGTTTCACTGGGGGGCGCTTTTACCGCAGTTGCGGATGACTATTCAGCCGCTTACTACAATCCGGCCGGTCTTGCGATGAGCAGCAAAAATTACTTTACCCTGGATTACATGTACACCGCACCCAAGATAAAAGTCGAAGACTCAAGCGGAAACGACCTTGTCGTGACCAACCCCAACGGAAGCGTCAGGACAGACCCATCCCAATACAGGGGAAGCTCGAGGGGCCTCAATCTCTCAATACCGCTCATAGGTATCGGGATAAGCGTAAATGACATCATCAATCTGCCTGTAAATGTTCAGTTCGGTATGGCAATGTCCATGCCCGAACGCAGCGACACAATGTACAGGATATACTCCTACCCGGTCGATCAGCCGCATTTCATAAGATACGGCGATAATATCGACCGTATCCATGCCGCTGTAGGCCTCGGCGTCGAATGCTGGAAAGACCTCGTTTATATAGGCCTTGGTGCACAGACAATGCTTTACGGCGACGGCATGATATACGTTGACGGGCTTAATACAACGGAAGCAAACGGTGAAGCAGTTGCAGAGGTGAAGCAGTCAAATCTTCTGAAGATGGACCCTCTTGCAAGCATTATGGTGACACCTCTTAATAAAAAACTGAAAATCGGCTTCACGTTCAGAGACAAGGAACAGGTTGAAATCGATCCTCTACCTACGCTCATTACCGCTATATCCTCACCATTTCAGGGAAATATCGGGATAGTGATGGGACTCTATGCATTCTATACTCCGAGAGAATATTCCCTTGGCGCCTCATACGATTTTGATTTTCTTCTTGTATCGGCCGAAGCCAACTACCAGGAATGGAGCGATTACAAAGTCATGCCTGAAGAAACTGTAAATGAGCTTACGAAAACTGCATTCGCAAATATGCCCGACTTCAAGAATACAATAAATTACAGACTGGGGCTTGAATGGAGGATCAATAAAAACACGAACGTCTCTTTCGGCTATTGTCACCAGCCGACACCCGTACCGAACCAGTCAGGTGTGGTTTCCAACTATATCGATATGGATAAGGATATATTTTCTCTCGGCGGAAGATATACATTCAATGTACCATTTGCACTTAACAAACCGATGTCCGTAGGGGCGATGTTTGCATATCAGCTGCTTGATACCCTTCATGTCAACAAGGATGGAGTTCAAGGGCCGACCTGGGTAGATCAGAAGAGCTACACGGTCAAAGGTGATGCATATGCCGGCGGAATCAATCTCAGCTTTAGCTGGTAA
- a CDS encoding outer membrane protein transport protein, translating into MKNKTILYISVIFAAVVCSSPVFASSYADTYGLGNRAISLGGAFTAVADDFSAAYYNPAGLAQSKDFGLSIQYLYTSPSIKVDKLSGGSLKIYNNPNNIDSGIRNDPTEATAANGLNLGIPVIGLMMDINRIVKLPFHVQLGITAAIPEMGDVSYRIHDWPPDQPHFIRYGDDINRITLAAGLGIEAVKDIAYIGAGIQAMLHGPGTFYVNGLFSGGSGDSPYNSYQDVEAQSEFGAVFDYVPTAGLLLCTPALEQTLNTKIKLGFSWRDEQELKLGPIPVTTVLDIGGLTYTMPMMLDMNAYFTPEEYSLGLAVDTDPILVSVEANRQRWSKYGLSYTDSINGYPDPDFSDTTNYRVGVSYKGIKNLSINAGYAYQPSPIPDQSGRVSNYIDLDKNTFSLGAGYQFIFPWWNLFKQPLKVEGVLQYQKLKEITVYKNGISGQSWANQVSYEVKGSAIAGGLNLNIAW; encoded by the coding sequence ATGAAAAACAAAACAATCCTTTATATATCGGTAATTTTTGCAGCCGTTGTGTGCAGCTCTCCGGTTTTCGCTTCCAGCTATGCAGACACATACGGCCTGGGCAACAGGGCAATCTCACTGGGTGGAGCTTTCACTGCTGTTGCGGATGATTTCTCCGCCGCATATTACAACCCGGCAGGCCTTGCACAGAGCAAGGATTTCGGGCTGTCAATCCAATATCTGTACACATCCCCCAGTATAAAAGTCGATAAGCTAAGCGGCGGGTCGCTTAAGATATACAACAATCCCAACAACATTGATTCAGGCATCAGGAATGACCCGACCGAAGCAACAGCGGCCAACGGACTCAATCTCGGCATACCTGTCATCGGCCTCATGATGGATATCAACAGGATAGTCAAACTGCCATTCCATGTTCAGCTTGGAATTACCGCTGCCATTCCCGAAATGGGCGACGTATCATACAGGATTCATGACTGGCCGCCGGACCAGCCTCATTTCATCAGGTATGGGGATGACATTAACCGTATCACGCTGGCTGCAGGGCTCGGGATAGAAGCTGTCAAGGATATAGCCTATATAGGCGCAGGAATTCAAGCAATGCTCCACGGACCCGGAACATTTTATGTAAACGGCCTCTTCAGCGGCGGGTCGGGTGACAGCCCTTACAACAGCTATCAGGATGTCGAAGCCCAGTCTGAATTCGGCGCCGTATTCGATTATGTACCGACCGCCGGTCTCTTGCTGTGCACCCCCGCACTTGAACAAACACTCAATACAAAGATAAAACTGGGGTTCTCCTGGCGTGATGAGCAGGAACTCAAGCTTGGCCCCATTCCTGTAACAACGGTTCTGGATATAGGCGGGCTAACATATACCATGCCCATGATGCTGGACATGAATGCGTATTTCACACCTGAAGAATATTCACTGGGTCTGGCTGTCGATACCGACCCCATACTTGTTTCAGTCGAGGCGAACCGCCAGAGATGGAGCAAGTACGGCCTGTCATACACCGACAGCATAAACGGATATCCGGACCCTGACTTCAGCGATACGACAAACTATCGTGTAGGCGTATCATACAAAGGGATAAAGAATCTGAGCATAAATGCAGGCTATGCCTATCAGCCGTCCCCGATTCCAGATCAGTCCGGCAGGGTTTCAAATTACATAGACCTTGATAAGAATACCTTCTCGCTCGGTGCAGGATATCAGTTCATATTTCCATGGTGGAATCTTTTCAAACAGCCCCTCAAAGTCGAAGGCGTGCTTCAATATCAGAAGCTGAAGGAAATAACCGTGTATAAGAACGGCATATCAGGCCAGAGCTGGGCAAATCAGGTCAGTTACGAAGTCAAAGGCAGCGCCATAGCCGGAGGCTTGAATCTAAACATTGCCTGGTAG